Genomic window (Magnolia sinica isolate HGM2019 chromosome 6, MsV1, whole genome shotgun sequence):
AATATATCCAACATATACCATTtcagagggggaaaaaaaaactcaACTGTACACATAAGTGGTAAGAGTAGGAATGAAAGAGAAGTAACTTACAAAGACTAGTAAAGTTCGTGGGCTTTGTGGTGATTGAGAATTTGCAGCTCATGTCATCCAAGTTACGTGCAGCTCCCTCCTCACAGTCGATGTGGAAGACATTTTCCTGATTTGGACTGTTGATCTATGGGGCACAATGTGTATAGGCTACATCTCGTAAGTATGGGGGATTGGATTCGTAACCATCCGACTGTTGCCCTGCAAAAGGAATGGTTAATGGAGtaatgatccacattcaagaaTTAAACCACAGCTTGATTATCAGAGTTGCCCAATCACCACACTTTTCGCCCTTATAGCCCATcagcatgatggcccacctgatcaacagtCCCAATCATCTACATGTATGGTGAGGAGGGTGCTGCATACAACTATGCAATATGAGATGCATAATAGCATTCTCTTTAGTGACTACAAATTTCCCAATATCTATGGTAAAAattaaaatgaatcagatccttTTTGTATTGCACTTTCCCGTGAAAATAGTTCATTCAAACTATATCCTCCAATTAGACACTGTTGATCTTCCCAATCCATGATATAATTCCTAAGGCATAGAAGCTCAGATTGATGGCTAATTTTAATAGTTCTTCCTATCTGAGCAAACCCAATTGAATTCATGTTTCCGCTTTGACCACAAACAGTAACCATCACCAAGATCCATCATTGCTAGCGGTGCAGCGGAGGTCATCGTCTTTGATAATGTAGATCAGTAAAATGTTGTTTTCTATCAAACAATCTATCCCATCGTTATGTCCGTTGTTTCCACCATATGTGGCGCCATTCCTCTATTGATTCCACAAATTTGCTGTCCAATTTCTTCCAGCTTTCTAACAATTTGCTTAATATCTGGTCTCAAAGATGGAGGAGAAGAACAACAATCAATTGCCAATTGAAGATACAAGAGCAAACCTTCTTTTGTAATTGAGTTTTGATGGTTACTTTGGTTTAGAAGCTCGGGCCTAAATATTTCGAAGACTTTATGATTCGGAATTGCATTTCTCATTGAGGTTGGAAGATTAATATCAAATGAATTTCCATAAGTAGGCTCTTTCCCAGTGAGAATTTCAAGGACAATAACCCCAAAGCTGTAGATGTCACTCTCTTTGCTTACATCCTTCATTTTGGTCAGCTCCGGCGCTTTATAGCCCTGATCCGCTGAATCTTCAAGCATTTCTTGGGCTGAACTTGGTTTTAGAAGGAGATGCATGCCAAAATCCGACAAGTAAGGCTGGTAATATGAATCGAGTAATATGTTTTTTGACTTGAGATTTCCATGGATGATGGACTTTTGCAATCCATTGTGAAGATGATCCAGTCCTATAGCAATACAAAGGGAGATATTGTGAATCACAGTCCATCTGTGTGATTCACCAGTTccatctgaaaatgaaaaatacagTGTTCCATTTCAGATGTAGTGCATAACTAGGAAAAGAATCAAGAGTATGAGATTCAGAATGCTCTATAATGACGGGGTAAAGAATGGTTTTGGCTACatttagatgttcaattcaactgaacTACAAGAATCTGATTCAGACCAAAGTTGAGCAAGCCCCACTGCATTCAAAACGAGGGACTCACCCCCAAATTTGCGATTACTGTAGTTTCAAGTTCAACGAGAAAGTTGAAACACAGAAATTTATAATTACAAGTTTGGTTATCATTTTGAATTAGAATGGTGCACCCCCACTTTGTTGTTCATTTCCTATACAACTGACCAAATGAATTGCAATTTAGTTCATTTAGGCATCCAAATGAAAGTTAATTTGGGGCGTCTTGAAACAACCTAAACACGAAATCCTAGCATCCATTCTcttagagaagaaagaagaatatgATTCATTAAGATCAAACACAACAATAAGAAAATTCCGCACTTCAAACACGAAGGAAACTAGATTAGTGTTAATATCGTACTTGTGGCACTTGCAGATGGTGGTCGGGACAATTGATATGGTGggtcatatccaaaaatcaagggGCTTGAAAGTGGCCTGAAATAATCAAAATAGAGGAATGGTCCACATTTGATGAGAAAAACTCACAACACTCGGATGGTTAGAGTGGTCCACTTTGTTAAAATAGCGACACCAAAATCATTAAGATCTTAATCACTATTTAAGCCCATATAAGTTATGTTACATATAAGCAAAAAACGCCCAAATATTTGTGAACCCTTGGAGGGGTATTTTTGATATTCACACATAAAAGGAGGCTTCTTTGGGAAAATATGGAGTTGTGAATTTGGGAAGGTTCTTTCTTTCATGAGTTAagagattgttttttttttttttgcacaagtCTAGAGAGGGTTTCAAAAGGGAGTCTTCTTCTTGAAGGCAAGGTTCATGTGTTCCAAGGCTTTCTCAAGATGTACTCTATGGTTTTCTTATCAAGGTATTTAAGGTGAGAAAATTTTGCTAACATATATAGTGGTGGAGGATTTTCCTTTTTAAGGTTGGATTCGAAGGAGTTTATTGTGTTCTTAGAGAAGGTACTGTATGtctttaatgcaggggcatttcacaccgggctcgagtggggtagctcgtgggatgcagggacacactcggggtgggcggcccatgtgatttggggcccacgagcccaagAGGGGGGTTCGGGcgatgtcctaacccatgagatgtggagcctgggctatgagataaagggattaattcgtcatactctaacagttcgagcttttagagcaagtggttaattgtccttcatcaaattggtatcagagcggaaggtctcgtgttcaagactcctcaccgggggtgattgatgcagaggcattttcacaccaggcttgagtggggtagcccgtgggatgcagggacacactcggggtgggtgacccaagtgatttagggcccacggggATCGTGTATATCTTGTATTCTTGTGTAGTTTGTGATTGGTTATTTCTTCATTGTCTTCTTTCTATTTATGGCAAATGATCGTTGCATATTCCATGTGCCATTTGAATCAAATTGTGTTTTTTCTGTGGTGAGATGTTTGAGCAGTGGTTCTAGCCGCATCACACTCGATACCATTTTTTGTCAGTATCCCTTTAAGGTGATGGCTTATCAGCAGTTTGGTTCACcatacacatgtgccacatgtaccacaAAGAAAGAACTGCATTGAACTTCTAACCGTGAGCGCATTATAGCATCATGTacaaaattcatgttgaaaatctatGCTAAAACATGGGCCATTGATTGGTTGATAAGTCGAAAGATATCGAAAATATTCAATTTTTTGTCAAAACTCTTTGGGGTGTTTTTAGAGTTTTCGACAGGTCGACCAAATCGATTGATGCATCTCAACCGATTGATTCAACAAGTCGACGGATTGCATA
Coding sequences:
- the LOC131248216 gene encoding putative kinase-like protein TMKL1, producing MEKRHEFKLILGSISAFLLLVLFLIAYILRWKPSREESIEVRNSKHVEEFEAEDLIGFPGGEDLTVHDILDAPGEVVGKSSYGTLYQASLQRSGSVVLLQFLRPSCAGRANDVLPTIRMMGFIRHSNLVPLQAFYVGPRGEKLLVHPFVSRSTLSQFLHDGTGESHRWTVIHNISLCIAIGLDHLHNGLQKSIIHGNLKSKNILLDSYYQPYLSDFGMHLLLKPSSAQEMLEDSADQGYKAPELTKMKDVSKESDIYSFGVIVLEILTGKEPTYGNSFDINLPTSMRNAIPNHKVFEIFRPELLNQSNHQNSITKEGLLLYLQLAIDCCSSPPSLRPDIKQIVRKLEEIGQQICGINRGMAPHMVETTDITMG